The Vanacampus margaritifer isolate UIUO_Vmar chromosome 15, RoL_Vmar_1.0, whole genome shotgun sequence genome contains the following window.
GGCTCTGTGCCACGCAAAATCCTTGACGGACAGCGTGTCAGATGGGGAAGCCCGCACGCAAAGGAGGGAAGGACAACGGAACCGGCCCAAGACCGTGATGAGAAGCAGAAAGGCCAGCAGGGTCAGTAGGAGGGAACGCAAGGCCATGAAGGTCCTGCCTGTTGTCGTGGGTGAGTTTCAAAACCGGAACCAGATTATGATCAAGATATGATTCATTGCAGAAACTGGAAAGAGAACGTCTATTGGCTCGACTTTTTCAGTGATTACATGTTGCACATCGTAGCATACCTGAGTTTGTCTGTGAATCTTTGAAATTGATCATCTATGACagaggtctgcaacctgcggctctggagccacatgtccccaaaaaattaaaaaaaaaaaattaacgagtacaaattaatgttttcttattcttatttcttattctgttttcttttatatatattagatgAAATatctaaattaattaatgatttagatttaaaaaaaatgacagatcccacatttttaagttgtcagaaaaaatgaaattacctaaaaatatacaaaaaaagtgaccataaaatgcccaaaaagtaaaagcagataattaacataaaattccatgaaattgccaaaaaggtcagagaattaaaaaaaaaattcaaacggCAGAAAAGAATTGTCCGAAAAAGTTgggaaattgattttttttaaagcacaaaaaaacccgttaaaaatgtaactataaaatgtccaaaagcaaaagaagaaatcctgaaaatgaccataaaatgacaaaattgccataaaaaataaatacaaaaaagagagaaaaataagaaaaaaagaaaatgtatagcaaaaaaggcagaaaaaaatccaaaagcgGAATATTTTTCTGATATGGTTTAGTTCTAATTAGCTATTGAAccttcagtacattagactaactctaactgtttccttcatcgcaatgttcaaatgttttgcaccTCCagacaaaattatatatttttttctttggcctaaaatgtctcttttgacagtaaagttcCTGATATATGTTGATGGTTGTCCAACAACCAACGACAAAGCAGTTGTACGTCCCACtgaatgtgcttttatttttccctCCAGGAGCCTTTCTGGCCTGCTGGACGCCATTTTTTGTGGTCCATGTCACCAAAGTGTTTTGCGGCTGGTGCACGGTCAGCCCGACCCTCATCTCGGTGGTAACGTGGCTCGGCTACGTCAACAGCGCCGTCAACCCTGTCATCTACACGGCTTTCAACACAGCGTTCCGAAACGTCTTTCACAAGATTCTCTCCCGTTGGATGTGAACATCCTGTCCATCATCCGCGAGAGGATTCACACCTGAGTGTGTTCAGCAGGTGACTTTTTACTTGATGCTCTTAACGCACCGCATGCACTCCCCAGCTACATGCTTCTAAGTGTGCTTATGAGTTCCTGAGTGCTTGCACTTGTAGTGAATTATGTCAACACTACAAATAAAACGTGACAAACTGTATTAACCGTTCAAGTGTGTTTGTTCATTGCCAATTTGCAACTAGTTGGTTtatattaaagtggaagtcaacatttattgataataatatgttatatgttacctcattagtctaaacatgacattctgattaatattacatttgtggaatatgaagcaacatccagccgtttttatccatctcagggggcggccattttgccacttgctgtcaactgaagatgacatcaatgttctCAGGGCtcagcaacgaccaatcacagctcacctgttttctgaagctgtgctgtgattggctgttacttgagacctgagcaacattgatgtcatcttcagttgaaagcaagtggcaaaatggccacgcCCTGAAATGGATAtaaatgactggattttgctgtactgtactatacgcaatattaaccagaataccatatttagactagtgggtctgcatagaatatattattgtaaaaaataaaataaaaataaaaaattgggttgaacaaaaataatcttGTGAGAATCAAACaaggatgatgtcatcacaacACGGTTGACCAACATGCATTTCCTTGACATGTTTATTGAGAGGAGCTCTTATTTTGATGGTGTGTGGATCTCTTACAGGATGTAGTTGGTATTGGTGTGTAGCAAAAGACACTTGGGCTCAGTTCACTTTATGTGCAGCAGCCCTTTCTCGCGTTAATTTATTGCCAGCTGATGAGGAAGGAACCTTTTTTAACGGGGCACAAACTGAATAAGAAGCAGACTGGTACCAAAACAACGCCGGGAACAGGTGAGTTTTCTGTTGTTCTAAAAAGCTTTCCATTCTACTTAAATGCCAAACTCTGATATTTAAGTCCTGCTCCACTTACCACAAATAAGTCACAAAAGTAATATCACATGAAATACAGACATTCTTACTGAAACTAAAGGGGTACAGGATGGTCATGTGATGTGCAAATTCAACAATTCCCATCAGGGATCTACGTTACCATGATGACCACCTGCTGATGATCCCCGGGACTCCAAGTGCCTAAGCATGACCGTCCAACCCCGAAGAGTGAGCTTGAAACCTTGGCTCCTGGCTCAAGTGGACAGCGGCTGTTTTCCCGGTCTTCATTGGGTCGATTCAGCTCGCCGTCTGTTCCAGATCCCATGGAAACACGCCACGCGCAGCATGCCAACGTATCAAGGGGAAAACACCATCTTTAAGGTCTGGGTGATCCCCGTTGTTACTCCCAACATGCTCTCATTTGTTCATTTTGCCTGTTTCTGTGttgaatgtaaaaaagaaaaaaatcacataaaacaagcccaaaaacaaaaagtttcacTTCTGTTTCTTTGAACATGTACTTCCTGTTTGAAAGCAGTTGTCGTGATGACTTCCTCTTCATGCGTTTACTTTTGTTTCCTACTTTAACACATTCAGTGAGTCAGCGCTTTTATTGCCTATGTCCGTGTCCCTACCTGTCCTGCAGGCGTGGGCACTTGAAACGGGCAAATTTCAAGAAGGTGTGGACGATCCGGATCCAGCCAAGTGGAAAGCGAACCTGCGTAATGCACTGAACAAGAGTAAAGAGTTTCAGCTCCAGTTTGATGGCACCAAAGAGACACCTTTTCAAGCCTATAAAATTTACAAAGTGGTAAACGCAGGTAAAGACTTTGCTTTGCACTCTTCCTAAATGGCCACAAATGTGAAATAAGTGATTTTTCTTCCAGATGCTGCCACTGACAGCGATGAGGTAATCATACCTTGTGATTTCAATCAATTGTCTTTACCTCTCTAACGTGAAAATTATATTTCAGATTCCAAATCTGACCGAGCTGACAATCGGTAAGTCAAGTGATTTGTAACCGTGGAAACACAGTTTCTGTTGTCTGATGTTTTGATATCTTGTCAGATTCCAGGATCTCCCATTCCATTCCCCCTCCCCTTCATGATGTGAACCAGTTTGGTGGAACCACAATGACCTCTGAGCTCCCTCAGCAGGACTTCCAAACATTGGATCAGGTCAACTTTGATCCTCTTGAGGCGAGCACCGTGGTCCAGGCAAACCTGCTCAGTAGCATCCCATGTGAGTGAAGATGTCCTGTGATGTGCATGGAGAtggaggggggggtggggggaatggggggggggtttattTGCATAATGAAGCCGATGCAATTTCCTCATTTGGTTTTATATTGCTGCAGCAACAGATCTGGACTTGAAGTTTCAATACCGCGGCCGGGCCATGGGTTCTCTGACTGTCAGTAACCCTCAGGGCTGCCGACTTTTCTATGGACAACTGGGGCCCAACCCGCAGCAAGTCGACCTGTTTGGACCCGTCAACTTGCAGCAGGTTTTGTTTCCGGGGACTTCTGAAATCCTGAGCCAGAAACAATGTGAATTCACTGAGGCCCTGTTGAGCGTGATGGATCGAGGACTCGTCCTAGAAATCTTGGAACAGGACATCTATGCTGTCCGCCTCTGTCAGTGTAAAGTATTCTGGTCTGGACCAGGTGCTCCCGACCAGGGTCTGCCCAATCCGCTAGAGAGGGAGAGGAGGGTCAAAGTGTTCAGCCTCAACGACTTCCTACAAGGTGACAAACGGTTGgaatcataaaaaatacaaaacaaaacaaaaactaataaacaTTCTCTCCAGGACTGATCTTGTACCAGAAGGGTGAAGCTCAGAGTGTCCCCCCCTACGAGATCTACTTCTGCTTTGGGGAGGACTGGCCTGATCAGAAACCAAAAGAGAAGAAACTCATTTTGGTTCAGGTCAGTCCTGATTTGCTGAAGAATCAGTTGGAAACATACATTCAACTTTTTATGAATGTCATCAGTTTCACTAAAGTACTCTAACCTAATTGAAGCATCCTTTCAGATCGCGCTGTCGTTACTGTGCTTTTTCTTTCCACAAGGGGGCATAATTTCATGGGCTTGGCGGGGGATTGCTGTTCTCCTAACCAGCATTTAACCAGATATTTTCTTTGTTCACTTTACCTTTCACACGCAGTTGACATTGCtagtttaaaatgatttaatttgcTTTCAAAGGGCGGGGATTGTTCAAGGATAAGAATGTCttgattgacattgtaaagTGTAGAAAATAAATTGAAGTGTTTGTTTTGAACCGAGAATGCACACagctcacacacaaacagctacacaaaaacaaatgcacttAACGGAGTTAACTCACCACAGTTTTCACAGCTTGAAATGGACTGTTTGGCTGGTGTTTGATAAAAGACAATTTTCTTGTCCTATTCAGGTGGTTCCGGTAGTGGCTCGGATTCTAACAGAAATGTTCTCAGGTGAGCACAGCTGGTCCATCGATAGCATCAGATTGCAGATCTCCAACCCGGATGTAAAGGACCAGACAGTGGAGCAGTTTAAAGAGCTCCAGAAACTCCTCCACAGTCAAAATATCCAAGGATCCTGAAGTGCTGCACTTCACATATCACAACAGGGAGAATATTGTTTGCTTGCTAGTGCACTGCTAATATTGCAGTTTAGATttggagcatgtgtgtgtgcacgtgtaaAAGTAATTCAAAGgttcatttcaacattttaggTTAAAACACACGTGCTCTGTGGATTTTATTGACTTCTTAAACTTCTCTCCATATTGTCAGATAAGTCAATAACGTGTCATGCTGCTAACCAATACATCCACAAAACCACCGTTATACACTTGTCACAGTAAATCATCAGTTTTGTGGCTCCGCATAGGCCACGCCCTCTGCTAAAACGTCACTATGTTCGGTCTAAGGCATGATCAGGAAGCTTTTCTGACAAGTATTCGTCTGGATCGTTCAACGGGCTCAGTGCagtacatgaaaaaataaacatattcttgccactaggtggcactaACAGAATAATAAGATTATTATCATGTAGATGTCTTCAGGCCaagacttaaaaaatatatatgtgaaGTTTGAGCTCTTTTGTGTCTAAGGTAAAAATTAGACGTGAAATATTTgaaaactcaagatttttttatttattttttacctgttACTGCAGTTTTTGAGATGGTACAGGGCAAGTTGAAGTCAAATCGATAGTCAAAGGGtgcttcctgtacattttatgaTGTGGATACCAAAtactttttgtatattttagGGTGCTCCTCGTGCCTCCCAATgttccttttctttttgtcgGTCAAACGTACCGGGCTCTGTTAAAACGTTGGTAGGGGGCGCTacagacatttttctttttttttgtacagtagtCGTGTATGACAACTTTAACACATAACATTTTTCACCAGGCCCGATATGGCATGTACAAAGCTTGGTTAGTTTgttcatctttattttttatatattatttcattttacatttatattaacGTTTGTGAAATATTTCGTCTACTCGGAGTGAAAAGCGACTGAATGTGTGCGGTGGCGCCCAGAAAGTACCGTGCAGCTGCCGGCAGATGGCCATGCGGTGCCCCAATCAATAATGAAGGTTAACTTTTAAACTATTCGGAATTTTTGAACAAATTTAGCCTATCTATTACTCTTAAGGAGTTTGCTACGGTTATGAACACTTTTCCTTCTGGAatcgtaagttttttttttaagggatgaAAAGAGCCTGTTTGCCAATTTGGACCCCAAGGCGACTGCCAAGAATTAGCTCCTTTTTAATGGATTGGAGTGGGCAAACTGGGTCATCAagggtcggagtcctgcaggctttGGATGTTCCCTTCTCCAACTAGCTGATatgtatatgatcagctcatcagcaagctccgcttaagcctgataacgatcctgttgattggaatcagggaaacatccaaaacctgcaggactctggccttcaaggaccgagtttgcccaccactgttgtagaatcaagaaaaatatttgtgatGATTGTTCATTTTGTGATGTTTCCCTCGAAACAGGATACACTTATTTTGGCATTGCGTGTCATTATACCAACAAATTGTGGAAAAATGTGTCTCGATTTATTATAGATCAATCATCATATTGATTCTTATTTTAGTCTTGTCTGGAAACATGTAGTTTGATTTCAATTGTTCATTCAAAACCactgtttttagtttttgaaattaaaaccaaACAATACATTAATACTATATTAAACTTTACTAGCAAGAAAGCGTTTCGAAATACTACTttatgcttcttcttttttttaatgtttttgtttgaaatcccCCTGGCTCCTCTTGATTTATGTTTTCTCTGTACTAATAACTGTATGTTTGCAAATTCttcaattaaaactttaatatACTATAGTATACTATAAAATAACTTACAGACAGTATAGTTTAatttgacatatttgaaaaGGAATGGTGCAGAACtggattttgtgtttgtttttccagtgcTACCAGATCGGAACTAATATTCTGGTTAGCGTTTGATGCCGGGTGAACACAGCGGTTACACGCGGGAAGTCCGTACGAGATGGCGGTCAGCACACACCACACCAACTAGAATTTCCCAACAAGCGTATCGTTGGACGCATTTCTTGCCTGTCGAGCTCCCGTTTCGGACCCGAGCAATGGAGGGGGGAAAACCGACTCTGTCGCTCGTCTACCAGGCGGTCCAGGCCCTGCACCACGACCCGGACCCGGCCGGGAAGGAACGAGCTTCGATGTGGCTCGGAGAGCTCCAGAGATCGGTAGGGAAAACGGGACATCACGCTCACCGAGGCGGGCGTGGGCCGCTGTAGTTCCCCGGGGGGGTTCACGGTTATTCTAAAGTGTTTCTACGTTCAACTCGTCAATTTGGCATCGCTGGGAAATAAGTGCGCAATTTAGTGGAGCCCGTTAGCATCTCAGCTAAGCTACTCAGCGACTAATGAATGAATCACAACACAAGCTGCTAGCTGTATTTTTCCGTGTCTTGTCTGTCGCTCTTTAAGAGGACCACATTgactgacttttattttggtgtcCACAAAATGCGTGTTGTCGTTTGTGCTGTGTTTGTATATTAGCTGGTTATCATGGCGAATGTAACTGTTGTGCTGACGTTGATTGCAGAAGTCACGTCGTTGGTCTCCAGGCGAGTGGATTCTTGTTGGGGTTTATGTGTTCAAGTAGAGAGGAGGCCAGTTGGCGACGTGCGAGTGTTCCTTCCTAAACCTCCCCGATCATTTGAGAGCTGCATTGACCGGCTTGGTTAGCATTCAAAGCGTTTAGCCGACTAAGCTACTCGGGAGCTCAACCCTCAAGCTGGGCTGGTGCGTCGTCCACCCTTCCTTCTTCCCGTCccctgggggtggggggcttagGACAacacgtgtttttgttttgttttttttcagttgtctGTCACACAACTTGCACATTTCTGTTGTTTCTGAATATGCGAGCAATCTTCTTCTCAAATCTTGTGGCATGGCACATCTTGATCAGCCACATTTGGCCACACACCTGCCATACAAATGTTCATCTTCTTCTGTTtcgtattatttattttctgagcGTATCATTGTGTAGGTGTGCTGCCAAAATCCCAAATTTGACAAAGGCAAACGCCACCATGCATCACTCTGGGCTCGATGTTGTTTTTGTACCAAACACGTCTAAGGAATTCCTAAGATATTTGTCACTTATTACTATAATTGCAAAACATAACCACAGTTGACGGCTGACAGGTGCTCACTAGTGTGCAACTTCTGTGCATataagtcacacacacacatgacaagAATTAACCaatgtttcccacagatttgaaatctacttgggtgggtggactccggcggTGGGGATGGGAGGCGGGTTGGACGGGTggtgggtctcagtcctgttactacgtctccccTAGTCTCATGATCCACGAGTGAGTGGCGGCGACCCAACGTTACATGCAGTGTATCCTGTcgcgacattttttttcttctgaaatatatttttaatacattttcttgaaaactttttgggtggtggcccgcccaagtattaacaatgtgtgggaaacactgattaacgtccttataatTTAATGATTAAACATATTAGTCCATGCAATCATTCTGGGAACCGAGTAGCTTTAGCGACTTAGTTTTAACACGCAACGCGTTTGAGGGAACGTTTCCTACAGCCAGCGTACTGCACGTCGTATAACGGCAAGTTAAATGCTTGCCGATCATTGATGTGatagttagctagcattagcatctagGGATATAACAATATCCAAACCTCAtgatatgaaggtcacgatacgataattatgacgattttgtggggaggttgccgatataaaaaaaggtcacaatattgtaaaaaaaaaaaatgagatcatactaaaaaaaactcacacacaatattgtgcttttgtacataaacaacctacaatttctaataacacttactattgaggcacttacttgctaatgcacgcacacattgagttcctccaaatattgactcggttcacaggCATTTTAGCCTTAATTTGACcattagtgtggattttaaacatagaagggccaaaacatgccttgtgaaaattaaattgcactaaaaaactagtcACCAGAGGGTGTTAGAactacacaaatggaaatcaacccgacTTTTAACAGATgtactgcttttaatatcgtgacatgatgacgacgacgacgacgatttTGTGGCAGTTCTAATAACGCGATATCCCAATTTTGCTGTTATTGTTACATCTCTATTAGTATCTAGCTTACACTCAGTGCAGGTGGAAGCCTTAAGTTGcattaaatacttttaaattaggCGGGACGACTTTTTCTGGTCACTCGATtaacaatttaattttatttattgatttatttacattGATTTCATTatgtgttctatacaaaatatgtatttttatgaacaaatggaaaaagataatagaaaaattgcattaatttgATGCAATTTTAGTAAAAATTGCTATATTGCCTATTgggatatattttttataggtcTTTCGTTC
Protein-coding sequences here:
- the irf5 gene encoding interferon regulatory factor 5, with the translated sequence MTVQPRRVSLKPWLLAQVDSGCFPGLHWVDSARRLFQIPWKHATRSMPTYQGENTIFKAWALETGKFQEGVDDPDPAKWKANLRNALNKSKEFQLQFDGTKETPFQAYKIYKVVNADAATDSDEIPNLTELTIDSRISHSIPPPLHDVNQFGGTTMTSELPQQDFQTLDQVNFDPLEASTVVQANLLSSIPSTDLDLKFQYRGRAMGSLTVSNPQGCRLFYGQLGPNPQQVDLFGPVNLQQVLFPGTSEILSQKQCEFTEALLSVMDRGLVLEILEQDIYAVRLCQCKVFWSGPGAPDQGLPNPLERERRVKVFSLNDFLQGLILYQKGEAQSVPPYEIYFCFGEDWPDQKPKEKKLILVQVVPVVARILTEMFSGEHSWSIDSIRLQISNPDVKDQTVEQFKELQKLLHSQNIQGS